One segment of Maridesulfovibrio ferrireducens DNA contains the following:
- a CDS encoding CoB--CoM heterodisulfide reductase iron-sulfur subunit A family protein, giving the protein MAKKIGVYVCHCGSNIQGRVDCKSVAGYAEGLKDVVVSRDYQFMCSDPGQDLIINDIREYGLSRVVVASCSPRLHEKTFQKACARAGLNPYLMQHACIREHCSWITANPAEATAKAMHIVEAAVERVSGHQELFSREVDVLPDVMVVGGGIAGIQASLDIAKSGHKVHLVEKSPSIGGHMAQFDKTFPTLDCAACISTPKMVAVSQEANINLMTWSEVEDVSGFVGNYTVTVKRKARFINEDICTGCGACLEKCPTTALSEFNEGLSKRKAIFRNSPQAVPSTPVIDGNICKMITKNKCGLCQTICPTGAIDYNMKDSREVFHVGSIVLATGYGTMDPTPISEYGFGKYDEVYTALQFERLNNAVGPTGGQIIMKNGQSPESVAIIHCVGSRDQNYHEYCSRTCCMYALKYDHLIKDKVGHDTKVYNFYIDMRCFGKGYEEFFKRVQEEGVTFIRGRPAEIVQENGKLVVVGEDTLLSMNVRVPVDMVILCTAMQAQDDMPEVARIFGVAQGQDGFFLEEHPKLGPVSTATDGVFLAGACQGPKDIPDAVAHASGGAAQALALAARGKVSISPTTSWINPDICVGCKVCTKLCPYSAIEFDERRQVAVINEAMCKGCGSCAGYCPSGAAQIKHFNENQIFNEIDGLLGMIPDILIETQVEDQA; this is encoded by the coding sequence ATGGCCAAAAAGATCGGTGTGTACGTATGTCATTGCGGGTCTAATATACAGGGAAGAGTCGATTGCAAAAGCGTTGCCGGCTATGCAGAGGGGCTTAAGGATGTCGTTGTTTCCAGAGATTATCAGTTCATGTGTTCGGACCCCGGTCAGGATCTGATTATTAATGACATCCGGGAATATGGACTGAGCCGTGTAGTGGTTGCTTCATGTTCGCCTAGGTTGCATGAAAAAACATTTCAAAAGGCATGTGCCAGAGCGGGACTTAATCCCTATCTTATGCAACACGCCTGCATCCGTGAACATTGTTCGTGGATTACAGCGAATCCTGCCGAAGCCACAGCTAAAGCTATGCACATAGTAGAGGCTGCGGTGGAACGGGTAAGCGGACACCAAGAACTTTTTTCCAGAGAAGTAGATGTGCTGCCCGATGTAATGGTCGTTGGTGGCGGGATTGCGGGAATACAAGCCTCTCTTGATATCGCTAAGTCCGGACACAAGGTTCATCTTGTGGAAAAGAGTCCTTCCATAGGCGGACATATGGCTCAGTTTGATAAAACTTTTCCTACTCTGGATTGCGCAGCCTGCATCTCGACACCTAAGATGGTGGCCGTTTCTCAGGAAGCCAATATTAACCTTATGACATGGAGTGAGGTTGAGGATGTTTCCGGTTTTGTGGGTAATTACACGGTTACGGTCAAACGCAAGGCCCGGTTTATCAATGAGGATATTTGTACTGGTTGCGGAGCCTGTCTTGAGAAGTGTCCCACCACTGCGCTCAGTGAATTCAACGAGGGGCTTAGTAAGCGGAAGGCTATTTTCAGAAATTCTCCGCAGGCAGTGCCAAGCACTCCGGTCATTGACGGAAATATCTGCAAGATGATCACCAAGAACAAATGCGGTCTTTGCCAGACGATTTGTCCCACCGGAGCAATTGATTACAACATGAAGGACAGCCGTGAGGTTTTCCATGTAGGTAGCATTGTTCTGGCTACCGGCTATGGAACCATGGACCCTACTCCTATTTCTGAATACGGGTTCGGAAAATATGATGAGGTTTATACGGCTCTTCAGTTTGAACGGTTGAATAATGCCGTAGGCCCTACTGGCGGACAGATTATTATGAAGAATGGTCAGTCGCCGGAGAGTGTTGCGATTATCCATTGCGTGGGAAGCCGGGATCAAAACTATCATGAATATTGTTCACGAACCTGCTGCATGTATGCCCTCAAGTACGATCATCTTATTAAAGATAAAGTGGGGCATGATACAAAAGTCTATAATTTTTACATTGATATGCGCTGTTTCGGAAAAGGTTATGAAGAGTTTTTTAAACGGGTTCAGGAGGAAGGGGTTACCTTCATTCGCGGTCGGCCCGCAGAGATAGTTCAGGAAAACGGCAAGTTGGTAGTAGTCGGTGAAGATACACTGCTCAGCATGAATGTCAGGGTGCCCGTGGACATGGTCATACTCTGTACCGCAATGCAGGCGCAGGATGATATGCCTGAGGTTGCTCGTATTTTCGGAGTGGCTCAGGGGCAGGATGGTTTCTTCTTGGAAGAGCATCCAAAACTCGGACCTGTTTCTACGGCTACGGATGGTGTTTTTCTGGCTGGAGCCTGTCAGGGGCCTAAGGATATTCCTGACGCAGTGGCTCATGCTTCGGGCGGAGCCGCTCAGGCGCTGGCTCTGGCTGCTAGGGGTAAGGTTTCCATTTCTCCTACTACGTCGTGGATTAATCCTGATATTTGTGTCGGATGTAAGGTTTGCACTAAATTGTGTCCTTATTCAGCTATTGAGTTCGATGAACGTAGACAGGTTGCGGTTATCAATGAGGCCATGTGCAAGGGATGCGGTAGTTGTGCCGGGTATTGCCCAAGCGGCGCGGCCCAAATTAAGCATTTCAATGAAAATCAGATATTCAACGAGATAGATGGTTTGCTTGGTATGATTCCCGATATTTTAATTGAAACCCAAGTGGAAGATCAGGCCTGA